The window AACGCCGGCAAGAGCACGCTCATGAATACGCTGACTGGCGCGGGAGTGCTCGCTGCCGACAAACTGTTCGCCACGCTCGATACGCGCACGCGTCGTTGGCAACTCGACAACTGGGGCCCGGTGCTCCTCAGCGACACCGTCGGTTTTATTCGCGACCTGCCCCACGGGCTTGTTCACAGCTTTAAAGCCACGCTCGAAGAAGCCCGCCAGGCCGATCTGCTGTTGCACGTGGCCGATGCTTCAAATCCAGAAGTCCTCGAACAGATCTCTGCCGTCTACAAGGTGCTGCAAGAACTGCACATCGAAGAGAAGGATACGCTGCTCGTGCTCAACAAGTGCGATCGCGTTGCCGATCGCGGCGATCTGGCTCGCATCTTTACTCGCTATCCACATGCGATCGCCATCAGCGCTGCGACTGGCGATGGCTTGCGAAATCTGCAAGCCGGCGTGAGCGAGGCGCTCAGCCGTTCGTTCGCCGATCTCGATATCGAAGCGTCTGTGGGCAACGGCCGCTTGCTCGCCGATCTCGCCGCGCACGGCGAAGTCCTCGAGAAGAGTTACACCGACGACAATCGCGTGATCATTCACGCCCGCTTGCCGCAACGACACTTGGGCGTGTTGCGACAGGACGATGTGACCGCCAAGCCGCACGAGACGACGTATCCCGAATCTGTGCATGAACCGGCCAGGCTGAACGTCATCGATCCTATTGAAGAAGTTGCCTAAGCGTGGCATGGCGCACCTTGGCCGGTCAGCGAGTCTTGCTGACCGGCGCTTCGAGCGGCATTGGCCGCGAATTGGCGATTCAACTTGTGGCGCAGGGCACGAAGGTTTTCGCCCTCGCGCGCCGGCGTTCGCGCCTGGAAGAACTCGCGCAGGAAATCAATCAGCCCGAGTTGTTTGCATTTCGTGAATGCGATGTCACGCAACCAGCCGATCGCGAGCAGTCACTTCAAACGTGTATTGAGTGTTTCGGCGGTGTCGACATTCTCATCAACAATGCCGGCAGCGGCGCCATCGGACCGTTTGCCGCCGCCGATGAAGCTCGCTTACGGAAGCTGATGGAAGTCAACTTCTTCGCGCCGGTTGAGTTCATTCGCCTTACGTTGCCCGTACTTCGACAAGGCAACAAACCGCTGATCGTCAACGTCAGTTCGGTTCTAGGCCATCGCGCCGTGCCGCAGAAGTCGGAGTACTGCGCGAGTAAATTCGCGGTGCACGGTTTCAGCGATGCCCTGCGTGCGGAACTCGCGGCCGAAAAGATTGACGTGATGCTCGTTAGTCCAAGCACGACGGAAACAGAGTTCTTCGACAAAGTCACCGGCGATCGACAAAAGCCGCGCGGCCGTTTCGGCGCAAAGTCGCCGGCCTACGTTGCTCGCGCAACGATCCGCGGCATGCAAGCGGGCCGGCACGAGATCATTCTCTCCACCGGGGGCCGCTTGCTCGTTTGGCTCGATCGCCTGTGCCCGCCTCTCGCCGATCGTCTCGTTGCCTGGTGGGGCTAATTCACTCGCCTACGGATTACCTGGCGGCGATGCAATCGGCAAACCAAGTTCCGCTCGCGGTTGTCCACCATCGGCCACCTTCGCCGGCGTCGGTTTCGTCGGATCGATGAAGTCGAACTTCACATTCGGCCGCGAAGGGTTTTGCTTGTTCTCTTCCAGCCAGGCCGTCATCATCCGTCCATCGGGCAACTTTGAAGCCAGCCGCCAACTGTCATCCTGGCGGACGCGCTTGAAACGTTGACCGTTGTCGCCGAAGAGTTGTTCCAAGCGATCGGTGTTGCTCGATAGCAGCAAACTCCCATCGACATCGCGGGTCGCCCACGGCCCTTCGGCTCGATCGGTGAGTTCGCGATACACATCGCGCGGATCGGCGACGCTCAGCGTAGTTTTCTGCTCGCCGACAAACTTCGGCGCTTGCTGATACGCGACCACTTTCGTGCGGAAGTTGCTCTTCAGCTGCGGCGATGTTCGCCGCTGCAGTTTCAGCACCAGCACCATCTCGCGCTGCAGTTGCTCAAGCTCTGGCGAGGTATCCTTCGCCGCGACATACAACGGCTGACGCGCGAGTGGCTCTTTCTGCCAAGCTGCGTAATCATTCGCCAGCGATGTGAAGAACTGATCGACTTGCGGACTCGCGATCTGCGGCTGAAGTTCGCCGCGGCGGTTGATCACCATATTTTCGCCGGCACGTTTGTGTTCCATGCTCACGGCCGACGACTGCAGTACGGCGAAGAAAGCCGGCGTGTGTTCGCTATCGTTTCCTTCGAGCAGAAAACGCACGCGGGCGATCGATTCCTGATGCTGATCTTCGGCCGGCTTGAG is drawn from Anatilimnocola floriformis and contains these coding sequences:
- the hflX gene encoding GTPase HflX; amino-acid sequence: MQSLDRAAGVAREKVILVRVVLNQESSSEQPLAELSGLADTAGARVVGELVQRREQPDMTTYLGRGKVTELKALVDHHDADMVIFDNDLNPAQIRNLEEALKVKVLDRTELILDIFATSARSYESRLAVELAQLEYSLPRLKRMWTHLSRIKAGIGMRGPGEKQLEVDRRLVEKRIHDLREELRGIERRKERLVASRHDRLTVSLVGYTNAGKSTLMNTLTGAGVLAADKLFATLDTRTRRWQLDNWGPVLLSDTVGFIRDLPHGLVHSFKATLEEARQADLLLHVADASNPEVLEQISAVYKVLQELHIEEKDTLLVLNKCDRVADRGDLARIFTRYPHAIAISAATGDGLRNLQAGVSEALSRSFADLDIEASVGNGRLLADLAAHGEVLEKSYTDDNRVIIHARLPQRHLGVLRQDDVTAKPHETTYPESVHEPARLNVIDPIEEVA
- a CDS encoding SDR family NAD(P)-dependent oxidoreductase; its protein translation is MAWRTLAGQRVLLTGASSGIGRELAIQLVAQGTKVFALARRRSRLEELAQEINQPELFAFRECDVTQPADREQSLQTCIECFGGVDILINNAGSGAIGPFAAADEARLRKLMEVNFFAPVEFIRLTLPVLRQGNKPLIVNVSSVLGHRAVPQKSEYCASKFAVHGFSDALRAELAAEKIDVMLVSPSTTETEFFDKVTGDRQKPRGRFGAKSPAYVARATIRGMQAGRHEIILSTGGRLLVWLDRLCPPLADRLVAWWG